The following are from one region of the Amyelois transitella isolate CPQ chromosome 21, ilAmyTran1.1, whole genome shotgun sequence genome:
- the LOC106135583 gene encoding protein mesh isoform X3, giving the protein MGFKVKLVLVVLLALSVSVKGQDVVETEDIKTVSEVDNKIDDEAEVISDPLVEDAILSEPTEPTVQIKDVLPDLPVLEVRSGKYQLLEDTIAGSALEPIAGSIDANIGESERQLLLDPTSTATTNNEYAHIDGRVLPATTYQNNGQPYVITSARLTQIRSNFLYWFYDQGGTDNLGDYQRDIHTSTPQIHKNFNFQLPFFGFRFNYTRVSMNGYIYFSDPPDHYTYPLSFPVRDWPNMNDPSFIGIFFSKCRIGSMRPEDPDQRRPGVYFRMDRDLQTRTDQLGVEMRERLTWDIRQGVIGSETFFPKHAVTITWKNMSFAGGIDNSLYVTNTFQMVLATDEVFTYAIFNYLEINWSSHTEAGGDTTTGEGGVPAYIGFNAGNGTQSYEYKPYSQASVLRDLTGRGWANGFPGRHIFRIDEKILMGTCNKDIDGANLPLMFAPESGNMLGGTIVNITGPCFNLNDRITCRFDTESVIGAVVDVNRAICVQPRFYHNGYARFEVAINNEPFKWKGKFFVETPGTATERIFFPDNAIHQPYPPEIKITWNHANLTTNQNAQLRISLWGYKEVTIRPQLEYIDMIEAAVANTGEYVINPQNFRNRENIMHNDMQFGFLQINLTTPEEYMGVSISPVLWSRPIPLGWYFAPQWERLHGNRWPQTMCNNWLRTDRFLKNFASQIPICPCTLEHALLDKGRFLPDPACDKDTNPTCRYHWGSVHCVRSSGPSAEGSGQQCCYDKNGFLMMSYDQMWGSRPHRSHDFGFTPYNEANKVPSLSHWFHDMIPFYQCCSWQEEQAVGCETFRFERRPSQDCVAYQSPGVAGIFGDPHIVTFDDLQYTFNGKGEYVLVRVDHPQLKLDVQGRFEQVPRNIYGPVNATHITSVVAASNNSVPIEVRLRPQHAQWRYRLDVFADNKRIYFDRSALRVQYFPGVTVYQPLYVLNQSEIVIMFSSGAGVEVVENKGFMSARVYLPWTYMNQTRGLFGNWSLDMNDDFTRPDGTRVAVDLNNFQSAHRDFAQYWQLSDREQKDIGVALFTREYGRSAAYYNDNQFIPNYIREPADFLPVNRTHDVNRALELCQDSYQCRYDYGMTLNRDMAEFTKNYLSSITNIKEQNARRVISCGVLETPRFGRKSNFFFTPGTRVNFECNQDFILIGDKRRTCEDNGRWNLPDYGYTECLRNQEYSQRALFLTWGVIIAVILPLGLLICLLWFWCWYKPRSEGKEGFHISDIPRSKSASRLNLRTASMGNITDPMNSSTLRSNSDIKPKIPDTPPTEATPMTQSGLTRSAPPPPVDPQDGDSSGLGYTDSNKSDSGKSSLGKKRRAYDKTYRTHEPIRNAPNSEFPEKPFDLSEEDLLSLTTPSDTESNQGSTLTRPAKDIEYISKPRQTGRRALPSDSGYSTKESEDPYSPKYGGQYSPVPSAHSPTYSEIYSPPLSPTSDISPRSTYNNPGLPDPPKSAPAHEIKTFTLPPQRGKQEYSSRTLGATWGIISAVMVPIIVFLICVGWRILKRRKAEEKEYDDLMTVKRIDPDESVRINSDDDSLPYKKDIPEDSPEPEPEPTDPVRVVEDIGIPYDPSYDPPPPPAPPMQDQARARHWSGETEIN; this is encoded by the exons ATGGGGTTCAAAGTTAAGTTAGTTTTAGTGGTTCTTTTAGCTTTAAGTGTTAGTGTTAAAGGACAAGATGTGGTCGAAACAGAAGACATAAAAACTGTGAGTGaagtagataataaaatagatgatGAAGCTGAAGTTATTTCGGATCCACTAGTAGAAGATGCGATATTATCTGAACCAACGGAACCTACCGTCCAAATAAAGGATGTATTACCTGATCTCCCAGTTCTAGAAGTGAGGAGTGGGAAATACCAGTTACTGGAGGATACAATAGCTGGATCAGCTTTGGAACCTATTGCGGGTTCCATTGATGCTAATATAGGGGAAAGTGAAAGACAGCTTTTGTTGGACCCGACGTCTACAGCTACTACCAACAATGAATATG CACACATCGACGGCAGAGTCCTTCCCGCCACTACCTATCAGAACAATGGACAGCCCTATGTCATCACGAGTGCTAGGCTCACCCAGATCAGGTCCAACTTCTTGTACTGGTTCTACGACCAAGGCGGCACCGACAACCTGGGAGACTATCAGAGAGACATCCATACTTCCACACCACAAATTCATAAGAACTTCAACTTCCAGCTGCCTTTCTTTGGGTTCAGATTCAATTACACTCgg GTCTCCATGAATGGTTACATCTACTTCAGCGACCCTCCCGATCACTACACGTACCCGCTTTCTTTCCCTGTCCGGGACTGGCCCAATATGAACGATCCTTCATTCATTGGCATCTTCTTCAGCAAGTGCCGCATTGGCAGCATGAGACCTGAGGACCCCGACCAGAGGCGTCCTGGTGTTTACTTCAGAATGGACAGAGATTTGcag ACCAGAACTGATCAACTTGGAGTAGAGATGCGGGAGCGATTGACTTGGGATATCAGACAAGGCGTCATCGGCTCTGAAACATTTTTCCCGAAGCACGCAGTCACCATCACTTGGAAGAATATGTCGTTTGCTGGTGGTATCGATAACTCGCTCTATGtg ACCAACACCTTCCAAATGGTACTGGCTACAGACGAAGTGTTCACATACGCGATATTCAACTACTTGGAGATCAACTGGAGTTCACACACCGAAGCTGGAGGAGACACCACCACTGGAGAAGGAGGTGTTCCTGCTTAC ATTGGTTTCAATGCTGGTAATGGCACTCAAAGTTACGAATACAAGCCATACTCTCAAGCATCGGTGCTGCGAGACCTGACTGGAAGGGGTTGGGCCAACGGCTTTCCTGGTCGTCATATCTTCAGGATAGACGAAAAGATACTGATGGGCACCTGTAATAAAGATATTG ATGGTGCAAACCTTCCTCTAATGTTCGCTCCTGAGAGTGGTAACATGTTAGGAGGAACTATCGTTAACATCACTGGTCCATGCTTTAATCTTAACGACAGAATCACCTGTCGTTTTGATACTGAATCAGTCATTGGAGCTGTGGTTGATGTGAACAGAGCCATTTGTGTCCAGCCCCGGTTCTACCACAATGGATATGCAAGATTTGAGGTGGCCATTAATAATGAACCCTTCAAGTGGAAGGGGAAATTCTTTGTCG AAACACCTGGCACAGCTACTGAAAGAATCTTCTTCCCTGACAACGCAATTCATCAGCCTTACCCACCTGAGATCAAAATAACATGGAACCATGCTAACTTGACGACCAACCAAAACGCCCAACTAAGAATCAGCTTATGGGGTTACAAAGAAGTAACGATCAGACCACAACTGGAGTACATTGATATGATAGAGGCTGCAGTAGCAAATACTGGGGAATATGTGATTAATCCACAAAACTTCAGAAATAGGGAAAACATTATGCATAATGATATGCAGTTTGGTTTTCTGCAAATCAATCTCACCACGCCTGAGGAGTACATGGGCGTATCAATATCACC AGTGCTTTGGAGTCGTCCAATTCCCCTGGGATGGTACTTCGCTCCTCAATGGGAGCGGCTTCATGGCAACCGCTGGCCACAGACTATGTGCAACAATTGGCTAAGAACCGATCGGTTCTTGAAGAATTTCGCTTCGCAGATCCCGATATGCCCTTGTACTCTTGAGCACGCGCTCTTGGATAAAGGACGATTCCTGCCTGATCCTGCTTGCGATAAAGACACAAATCCCACGTGCAGATATCATTGGGGAAGTGTGCATTGTGTACGCAGCAGTGGACCaag TGCGGAAGGTTCTGGACAGCAATGCTGCTATGACAAGAACGGCTTCCTCATGATGTCCTATGATCAAATGTGGGGCTCCAGGCCACACAGATCCCACGATTTTGGTTTCACTCCCTACAACGAAGCTAACAAA GTGCCATCGTTGTCTCATTGGTTCCACGACATGATTCCCTTCTACCAGTGCTGCTCATGGCAAGAAGAACAGGCTGTTGGTTGTGAAACCTTCAG ATTCGAGCGTCGTCCGTCGCAGGATTGTGTCGCGTACCAGTCTCCTGGAGTGGCCGGTATATTCGGGGACCCCCACATCGTCACCTTCGATGACTTGCAATACACTTTCAATGGAAAAG GTGAATACGTACTGGTCAGAGTAGACCATCCTCAACTGAAGCTGGACGTCCAGGGTCGATTCGAACAGGTCCCCAGAAACATCTATGGCCCAGTGAATGCAACACACATCACGTCCGTGGTAGCTGCTTCCAACAACTCAGTTCCTATAgag GTTCGCCTCCGACCTCAGCATGCGCAGTGGCGATACAGACTGGATGTGTTTGCTGATAATAAGAGAATTTACTTCGATCGGTCCGCACTCCGAGTACAATACTTCCCAG GTGTGACGGTCTACCAGCCCCTTTACGTGCTGAACCAGTCGGAGATAGTGATCATGTTCTCCTCTGGAGCCGGTGTGGAGGTCGTGGAGAACAAGGGCTTCATGTCTGCCAGGGTCTACCTACCCTGGACTTATATG AATCAAACGAGAGGACTGTTTGGTAATTGGTCGTTGGATATGAACGATGACTTCACTAGACCAGACGGCACCAGGGTGGCGGTCGACCTAAATAACTTCCAATCAGCTCATCGAGACTTTGCTCAGTATT gGCAACTATCAGACCGAGAGCAGAAAGATATAGGTGTGGCGCTGTTCACAAGAGAGTACGGACGATCAGCCGCCTACTACAACGACAACCAGTTTATCCCGAATTATATACGAGAACCAGCCGACTTCTTGCCTGTCAACAGAACTCACGATGTGAATCGAGCTTTAGAGCTGTGCCAGGACTCATATCAATGCCGATACGATTACGGAATGACCCTCAACCGGGATATGGCAGAGTTCACGAAGAATTATTTGTCTTCGatt ACTAACATCAAAGAACAAAACGCACGTCGAGTAATCAGCTGTGGCGTCCTAGAAACTCCAAGATTTGGTCGAAAGAGTAATTTCTTCTTCACACCTGGTACTAGG GTTAACTTCGAATGTAATCAAGACTTCATCTTGATCGGCGACAAAAGAAGGACATGTGAGGACAACGGTAGATGGAACCTGCCCGACTATGGTTACACGGAGTGCTTAC GTAATCAAGAATACTCGCAACGTGCACTGTTCCTAACTTGGGGCGTCATAATCGCAGTTATTCTACCATTAGGCCTATTGATCTGCCTGCTTTGGTTCTGGTGCTGGTACAAGCCGAGATCCGAAGGCAAAGAAGGATTCCACATAAGCGACATACCGCGATCTAAATCAGCATCTAGACTTAATCTTAGAACAGCTTCAATGGGAAATATAACAGATCCTATGAACTCGTCCACTTTACGTAGTAATTCTGACATCAAACCAAAAATACCCGACACTCCTCCAACGGAAGCCACTCCTATGACGCAATCAGGTTTAACTAGATCCGCTCCGCCTCCACCTGTGGACCCTCAGGATGGAGACAGTTCAGGATTAGGTTACACAGATTCCAACAAAAGTGATTCTGGAAAATCTTCCCTAGGCAAAAAGCGACGAGCTTACGACAAAACTTACAGAACTCACGAACCAATAAGGAACGCACCTAACTCAGAGTTTCCCGAAAAACCTTTTGACTTATCGGAAGAAGACTTGTTATCTCTGACTACACCGTCTGATACTGAATCCAACCAAGGTTCCACTTTGACCCGACCCGCAAAGGATATCGAATACATAAGTAAACCTCGTCAAACAGGCCGTAGAGCACTGCCAAGTGATTCTGGTTATTCAACCAAAGAATCAGAGGATCCTTATTCTCCTAAATACGGGGGACAGTATAGTCCTGTGCCCTCTGCTCACTCTCCCACATATTCTGAGATTTACTCGCCTCCACTTAGTCCAACGTCTGATATTAGTCCGAGGAGTACCTACAATAACCCAGGCCTGCCTGACCCTCCAAAGAGCGCCCCTGCTCATGAAATAAAGACGTTCACTTTGCCTCCACAGCGAG GTAAGCAAGAATACTCTTCGCGAACCCTAGGCGCTACCTGGGGCATCATCAGCGCTGTGATGGTCCCGATCATTGTGTTCCTCATCTGTGTCGGCTGGAGGATCCTCAAGAGAAGGAAGGCTGAAGAGAAAGAGTATGATGACTTGATGACTGTCAA GCGGATCGATCCAGACGAGTCAGTCCGAATAAATTCGGACGACGACAGTCTTCCGTACAAGAAGGATATCCCCGAAGATAGTCCCGAACCGGAGCCTGAACCAACAGACCCCGTGAGAGTGGTGGAAGACATCGGAATACCTTATGACCCCTCGTATGACCCTCCGCCGCCGCCAGCGCCGCCTATGCAAGACCAAGCCCGCGCGAGGCACTGGTCGGGagaaactgaaataaattag